Proteins from one Mixophyes fleayi isolate aMixFle1 chromosome 9, aMixFle1.hap1, whole genome shotgun sequence genomic window:
- the LOC142101761 gene encoding calpain-1 catalytic subunit-like, with the protein MWAGQDYHSLRNLCLKTGELFLDPMFPEDISDPGVEWKRPPEFCSNPKFIESGASTTDICQGDLGDCWLLSSISSLTLHPSLFSRVVPDNQSFSDGYCGIFHFLLWQFGEWIDVVIDDRLPTKNGHLMYTKSNSREELWSALLEKAYAKLCGNYSALQGGTIPEALEDFTGGIAETVSLWRQTPEEVWDMVIQSESRKSLMACYIQVSDPRDIGHVNEDGLVLGHAYSVIGGQEVTHSSGEVALIRLRNPWGFTEYNGDWSDKSMEWKSVSDEEQKALNLQREDGEFWMLLDDVCGLFSWIVICSAELDTPHYNATHLRGRWESGVNAGGGRRLKSFFTNPQFRLRVGVDSEEGVEPGTAEERWAVLVELMQTDRRRDKLHIACNLYRVPKDQVSHPRLDRGFFTRSRPVCDTGDPENSRGVTMRACVAPGDYVIVPSTYDPNQEGNFYIRVYCERQAEDRTD; encoded by the exons ATGTGGGCCGGACAGGACTATCACAGTCTCCGTAATTTATGCCTGAAGACGGGAGAACTATTTCTTGACCCCATGTTTCCTGAAGACATTTCTGACCCTGGGGTTGAATGGAAGAGACCCCCG GAGTTCTGTTCAAATCCTAAATTTATTGAGAGTGGAGCCAGTACCACAGATATCTGCCAGGGGGACCTAG GTGATTGTTGGCTGCTGTCCTCTATCTCGTCACTAACACTCCATCCCTCACTCTTTTCCCGGGTGGTGCCCGATAACCAGAGCTTCAGCGATGGCTACTGCGGGATCTTCCATTTTCTG TTGTGGCAGTTTGGTGAATGGATTGATGTTGTCATAGACGACAGGCTCCCGACTAAGAATGGTCATCTCATGTACACAAAAAGCAACTCTCGGGAGGAGTTATGGAGTGCGCTGCTGGAGAAAGCCTACGCCAA GTTATGTGGGAACTATTCGGCACTGCAGGGGGGAACAATCCCAGAGGCACTGGAGGACTTCACTGGTGGAATAGCAGAGACTGTGAGTTTGTGGAGACAAACCCCGGAGGAGGTCTGGGATATGGTTATCCAATCAGAGAGCAGGAAGTCCCTCATGGCCTGTTATATACAG GTCTCCGATCCCAGGGACATTGGACATGTTAATGAGGACGGGCTGGTCCTGGGACACGCATACTCGGTTATAGGAGGCCAGGAG GTGACCCACAGCTCCGGAGAAGTCGCTCTCATCCGACTGAGGAATCCCTGGGGCTTCACCGAGTATAATGGAGACTGGAGCGACAA ATCTATGGAGTGGAAGTCGGTGTCAGATGAGGAACAGAAAGCGTTAAATCTCCAGAGGGAAGATGGGGAATTCTG GATGCTCCTCGACGATGTTTGCGGCCTGTTCTCCTGGATTGTGATCTGCAGTGCGGAGCTGGACACACCCCATTATAACGCTACTCACCTGCGCGGACGGTGGGAGAGCGGGGTCAATGCGGGAGGAGGACGCAGACTGA AATCTTTCTTCACCAACCCACAATTCCGACTCCGCGTGGGAGTGGATTCAGAGGAAGGGGTGGAGCCTGGCACTGCAGAGGAGCGCTGGGCAGTGCTGGTGGAGTTGATGCAGACTGACAGAAGGAGAGACAAGCTTCATATTGCATGTAACCTCTACAGA gTTCCTAAAGACCAG GTGTCTCATCCCAGGCTGGACCGAGGTTTCTTCACAAGGAGTCGGCCAGTGTGTGACACAGGGGACCCCGAGAACAGCCGCGGGGTGACTATGCGGGCATGTGTGGCCCCTGGGGATTATGTCATCGTGCCGTCCACGTATGACCCCAATCAGGAGGGGAACTTCTATATCAGAGTGTACTGTGAGAGACAGGCAGAGGACAG GACTGACTGA